Proteins encoded by one window of Kiritimatiellia bacterium:
- the trxA gene encoding thioredoxin, which yields MSAGLLELTTENFDNTIATGVTLVDFWAPWCGPCRMQTPILERLAPAVAPAKIAKVNVDEQPDLAVRFNVRSIPTLILFKDGRVVQQLIGVQSEAKLQQVITSA from the coding sequence ATGAGCGCAGGACTGTTGGAGCTGACAACGGAGAACTTTGACAACACCATCGCGACGGGCGTGACGCTGGTCGACTTCTGGGCGCCCTGGTGCGGCCCCTGCCGCATGCAGACGCCGATTCTCGAGCGGCTGGCTCCCGCCGTTGCGCCCGCGAAGATCGCCAAGGTAAACGTAGATGAGCAGCCAGATCTTGCGGTTCGCTTCAACGTGCGGAGCATTCCCACGCTGATTCTGTTCAAGGACGGCAGGGTCGTGCAGCAGCTGATTGGCGTGCAGAGTGAGGCGAAACTGCAGCAGGTGATCACGAGCGCCTGA
- a CDS encoding DUF2892 domain-containing protein — translation MTVERAIRVLAGTLVLAGVVLSRLVHEAWLLVVVFVAVNLVQSAFTGFCPAETLLRRTGRFRTERQG, via the coding sequence ATGACGGTGGAGCGGGCCATTCGGGTGCTGGCGGGGACGCTCGTGCTGGCCGGTGTCGTGTTGAGCCGCCTTGTTCATGAGGCGTGGCTGTTGGTGGTGGTGTTCGTCGCCGTGAACCTCGTGCAATCGGCATTCACCGGATTTTGCCCCGCCGAAACGCTGCTGCGGCGCACGGGCAGGTTCCGAACGGAGCGTCAAGGTTGA
- a CDS encoding DUF302 domain-containing protein has product MRWWSGFLTGALAVLAVAGTLTPRLMLRETESPLGLEETVAAITNAAVRAGWVVSSVLPMDETIRRHGGDPGRPVRVIKLCRADHAAAVLRDERARVVATLMPCSIAVYETASGVKIGTMNAALIGRLWGGTIARVMGGPVAREQAAFVRAASETEVRR; this is encoded by the coding sequence ATGAGATGGTGGAGCGGATTTCTGACGGGGGCGTTGGCGGTTCTCGCCGTCGCGGGGACACTGACCCCTCGCCTCATGCTGCGGGAGACCGAAAGCCCGCTGGGTTTGGAGGAGACCGTTGCGGCGATCACCAATGCGGCCGTCCGGGCCGGGTGGGTCGTTTCCTCGGTGCTGCCAATGGATGAAACGATCCGTCGGCACGGGGGCGATCCGGGACGGCCGGTCCGGGTGATCAAGCTCTGCCGGGCCGACCACGCCGCCGCAGTGCTGCGCGACGAGCGGGCGCGCGTCGTCGCCACGCTGATGCCGTGTTCAATCGCGGTGTATGAGACCGCCAGCGGTGTGAAAATCGGTACGATGAACGCCGCGCTGATTGGACGCCTTTGGGGCGGAACCATCGCGCGGGTGATGGGCGGCCCGGTCGCGCGCGAGCAGGCGGCGTTTGTTCGGGCGGCATCCGAGACGGAGGTGCGGCGATGA
- a CDS encoding DUF6132 family protein: MSGALRIVMGAAAGAALGWTVYRFIGCRTGGCPLTSNPWTAMIVWALLGAMLAAPPR; encoded by the coding sequence ATGAGCGGCGCGCTCCGAATCGTGATGGGCGCGGCGGCGGGAGCCGCGCTGGGATGGACGGTCTACCGCTTCATCGGGTGCCGCACCGGTGGCTGCCCGCTGACCTCAAACCCGTGGACCGCGATGATCGTCTGGGCGCTGCTGGGCGCGATGCTCGCCGCGCCGCCCCGCTGA
- a CDS encoding efflux RND transporter permease subunit, whose product MSANGERGDGLVRSFLQGHLSALLMVISLAAGFVALMATPREEEPQIVVPLADVLISYPGGSAEEIERRVASRLERLLYQIDGVEYVYSMSMPGQAVVTVRFHVGEDREESLIKLYNKIFQNIDRTTPGVAGWVVKPVEIDDVPIVAATLYSDRYGTHELYRLAEEVAAKLQHVHNSARITLHGGEPRVVQVRLDPDRLAAHQLSPLEVAGALKVSNHHLQAGSMQRANREIPVEVGPFLRSPDEVRNLMVGVHAGRPVYLRDVAEVVDGPDEPRSYSRIGFGPADGAHPVGAEYAAVTIAVAKRKGSNAVWVSRDVQRTLESLRGSLIPEDVGIRITRDYGATANDKVNDLVRSLGQAIIAVVGLIALGMNWRVGAIVALAVPITYSLTLLVNLLAGYTINRVTLFALILALGLLVDNPIVVVDNIYRHLQRRRLPPDDAIQTAVVEVLPPVTLATLSVIVAFLPMFFITGMMGPYMRPMALNVPLTMLASLLVAATVTPWISKMLLAGHTTASPGSEAVNRAGLTWRFYSRLLAPFVDSRRRAWALLSLVALLFAGSVWLALEVVPLKMLPFDNKNELQVVVDLPEGSTLEATDAVVREVEQLLRTVPEVRDFTTIVGDASPMDFNGLVRHYYLRRAPHLADVRINLLHRTKRAADSHSIALRLRPALAEIARRTGATLQLIELPPGPPVLATLVAEVYGGPEHRYEDLIAAARIVRQRMEQEPGVVDVDDTTEAARPQLVFEVDRDKAALNGVSTEAIAQTLAMALHGAPAGVLHEPAEQNEWPIVLRLPRELRSDPARLASVPVKGGMGQIVQIGELGRFRETVAPPAIFHKNQERVVYVTAEVAGRGPAYAVLALQRHFERNPLPGGIQVNWRGEGEWKITLDVFRDLGLAFGAALLAIYVLLVYETRSYSMPVVVMLAIPMTLIGIMPGFTLLNAIVARPVGGFDTPVFFTATAMIGMIALGGIVIRNGVLLIDFIRGAVARGATLRDAILDSGVVRMRPIALTAGTTLLGAWPITFDPIFSGLAWALMFGLLVSTLFTLVVIPVAYALVRGGDVGGNRGEVPQ is encoded by the coding sequence ATGTCCGCGAATGGTGAGCGGGGAGACGGACTGGTCCGGAGTTTTCTGCAGGGGCACCTGTCGGCGCTGCTGATGGTGATCAGCCTTGCGGCGGGTTTCGTCGCGTTGATGGCGACGCCGCGCGAGGAGGAGCCACAGATCGTCGTACCGCTCGCCGATGTGCTGATCTCCTATCCGGGGGGCAGCGCGGAAGAGATCGAGCGACGGGTCGCGTCGCGGCTGGAGCGTCTGCTCTACCAGATTGACGGAGTCGAGTACGTGTACTCGATGTCCATGCCGGGCCAGGCGGTCGTGACGGTCCGCTTTCACGTCGGCGAGGACCGGGAAGAAAGCCTGATCAAGCTCTACAACAAGATCTTCCAGAACATTGACCGCACGACACCTGGTGTTGCGGGATGGGTCGTGAAGCCGGTTGAGATTGACGATGTGCCGATCGTCGCGGCGACGCTCTACTCGGATCGTTACGGCACGCACGAGCTGTACCGTCTCGCCGAGGAGGTCGCCGCGAAGCTTCAGCATGTGCACAACAGCGCGCGGATCACGCTGCACGGCGGCGAGCCGCGCGTGGTACAGGTGCGGCTCGACCCCGACCGGCTCGCGGCGCATCAGCTTTCGCCGCTGGAGGTCGCCGGCGCGCTGAAGGTCTCCAACCACCATCTTCAGGCCGGTTCGATGCAGCGGGCGAACCGTGAGATTCCCGTGGAGGTCGGCCCGTTCCTGCGTTCGCCGGACGAGGTCCGCAACCTGATGGTCGGCGTGCATGCGGGCCGGCCGGTGTACCTGCGCGACGTTGCGGAGGTGGTGGACGGACCCGACGAACCCCGCTCCTACTCGAGGATCGGCTTTGGCCCGGCCGACGGCGCACACCCGGTCGGCGCGGAGTACGCGGCCGTGACGATCGCGGTGGCGAAGCGGAAGGGTAGCAACGCGGTGTGGGTTTCGCGCGACGTTCAGCGCACGCTGGAATCGCTGCGGGGCTCGCTGATTCCGGAGGACGTCGGCATCCGGATTACGCGCGACTATGGCGCGACCGCGAACGACAAGGTCAACGACTTGGTTCGTTCGCTCGGCCAGGCGATCATTGCGGTGGTGGGGCTGATCGCGCTGGGAATGAACTGGCGGGTTGGCGCGATCGTTGCGCTCGCCGTGCCGATCACCTACTCGCTGACGCTGCTGGTGAACCTGCTGGCGGGCTACACGATCAACCGGGTCACGCTATTTGCGCTGATCCTCGCGCTCGGTTTGCTGGTGGACAATCCCATCGTGGTGGTCGACAACATCTACCGCCACCTTCAGCGCCGGCGCCTGCCGCCGGACGACGCGATCCAGACCGCGGTTGTGGAGGTGCTGCCGCCGGTCACGCTCGCGACGCTCTCGGTGATCGTCGCGTTCCTGCCGATGTTTTTCATCACTGGCATGATGGGCCCGTACATGCGGCCGATGGCGCTGAACGTGCCGCTGACGATGCTCGCCTCGCTGCTGGTTGCGGCGACCGTGACCCCGTGGATTTCGAAGATGCTTCTCGCCGGTCACACCACTGCGTCGCCGGGGTCGGAGGCGGTCAACCGGGCGGGGCTCACCTGGCGGTTCTACAGCCGGTTGCTTGCGCCGTTTGTGGACTCGCGTCGCCGCGCGTGGGCGCTGCTGAGCCTCGTCGCGCTGCTGTTTGCCGGATCGGTCTGGCTGGCGCTGGAGGTCGTCCCGCTGAAGATGCTGCCGTTCGACAACAAGAACGAGCTGCAGGTGGTGGTGGACCTGCCCGAGGGATCGACGCTGGAGGCGACCGATGCGGTCGTGCGCGAGGTGGAACAGCTGTTGCGCACCGTCCCCGAGGTGCGCGACTTCACGACCATCGTCGGGGACGCCTCGCCGATGGACTTCAACGGCCTCGTCCGCCACTACTACCTGCGCCGCGCTCCGCATTTGGCGGACGTCCGCATCAACCTGCTGCATCGCACGAAGCGCGCCGCGGACAGCCATTCCATTGCGCTGCGGTTGCGGCCCGCGCTGGCGGAGATCGCACGGCGGACCGGGGCGACGTTGCAACTGATCGAACTGCCGCCAGGTCCGCCGGTGCTCGCGACGCTCGTCGCCGAGGTGTACGGAGGCCCGGAGCATCGCTATGAGGACTTGATCGCGGCCGCGCGAATTGTCCGCCAGCGGATGGAACAGGAACCCGGCGTCGTGGACGTGGATGATACCACCGAGGCGGCCCGTCCGCAGCTGGTGTTCGAAGTGGATCGCGACAAGGCGGCGCTGAACGGTGTGTCGACCGAAGCGATCGCGCAGACGCTCGCGATGGCGCTGCACGGGGCGCCGGCGGGCGTGCTGCACGAGCCGGCCGAGCAGAACGAGTGGCCGATCGTGCTGCGGTTGCCGCGCGAACTGCGCAGCGATCCGGCGCGGCTGGCGTCGGTACCGGTGAAGGGCGGCATGGGGCAGATCGTGCAAATCGGCGAGCTGGGACGGTTTCGCGAAACGGTCGCGCCGCCGGCCATCTTCCACAAGAACCAGGAGCGGGTCGTGTACGTCACCGCCGAGGTCGCCGGCCGCGGTCCCGCCTACGCGGTGCTCGCGCTGCAGCGCCATTTCGAACGAAACCCGTTGCCCGGCGGCATCCAGGTGAACTGGCGCGGCGAGGGCGAATGGAAAATCACGCTCGACGTGTTCCGCGATCTCGGCCTCGCATTCGGGGCGGCGCTGCTGGCGATCTACGTGCTGCTGGTCTACGAGACGCGCTCCTACTCGATGCCGGTGGTCGTGATGCTCGCAATTCCAATGACGCTGATCGGGATCATGCCGGGCTTCACGCTGCTGAATGCGATCGTCGCCCGGCCGGTCGGCGGCTTCGACACCCCGGTGTTTTTCACTGCGACCGCGATGATCGGCATGATCGCGCTCGGCGGCATCGTGATCCGGAACGGCGTGCTGCTGATTGACTTCATTCGGGGTGCGGTCGCGCGCGGCGCGACGCTGCGCGACGCGATCCTGGATTCCGGTGTGGTACGCATGCGCCCGATCGCACTGACCGCCGGCACCACGCTGCTCGGTGCCTGGCCGATCACGTTTGATCCGATTTTTAGCGGTCTGGCGTGGGCACTGATGTTCGGGCTGTTGGTGTCCACGCTGTTCACGCTGGTGGTGATCCCGGTGGCGTACGCGCTGGTCCGCGGCGGAGACGTCGGCGGGAACCGCGGGGAGGTGCCCCAATGA
- a CDS encoding efflux RND transporter periplasmic adaptor subunit, which yields MNTRWISKLAAARKPLLGAAGLVALVVWSAGGCGQNVAPGVAPAPLGDPLPPGAVTLRVARVRAPGWVEVPATVESESKATLSAKVPAHVREVLVGAGAVVREGQELIRLDDREIAEQVAAAEAQLRQAEAEYRRTKGLFDSNAATEQQLLAAETAREAARAQLERAKVMLSYTRIISPMDGVVTDRRVEPGDLASPGMPLLAVYDPRRMRVEAAVPMRLVERLSVGQEVEVEFAQPAVCRRGTVSEIVSEVDPATRTQRVKVRLAESEGLKPGAFARLIVPTEPLERIRVPAGAVERVGQLEYVRVVRGDRMVRRLVRTGVGRDGQIEVLSGLDDGDVVVLLRAEG from the coding sequence ATGAACACACGGTGGATCTCGAAGTTGGCGGCGGCTCGGAAGCCGCTGCTGGGAGCGGCGGGACTCGTCGCGCTGGTGGTGTGGTCGGCCGGTGGCTGTGGGCAGAACGTGGCGCCGGGTGTGGCGCCGGCCCCGCTGGGCGATCCGTTGCCCCCGGGAGCGGTGACGCTGCGCGTCGCCCGCGTGCGTGCGCCCGGCTGGGTGGAGGTGCCGGCGACAGTGGAATCCGAGTCGAAGGCGACGCTGAGCGCGAAAGTCCCAGCGCACGTGCGGGAGGTGCTGGTAGGGGCGGGCGCGGTGGTGCGCGAAGGGCAGGAGCTGATCCGGCTTGATGACCGGGAGATCGCCGAGCAGGTCGCCGCCGCGGAGGCGCAGCTGCGCCAGGCCGAGGCGGAATATCGGCGCACGAAGGGCCTGTTCGACTCCAACGCGGCGACGGAGCAACAGCTGCTGGCTGCGGAAACCGCGCGCGAGGCAGCCCGTGCGCAGCTCGAACGGGCGAAGGTGATGCTGTCCTACACCCGCATCATCTCGCCGATGGACGGTGTGGTCACCGACCGGCGTGTGGAGCCCGGAGACCTCGCGTCGCCGGGCATGCCGCTGCTGGCGGTGTATGACCCCCGCCGGATGCGGGTGGAAGCGGCGGTGCCGATGCGGCTGGTGGAGCGGCTGAGTGTTGGCCAGGAGGTGGAGGTGGAGTTCGCCCAGCCCGCGGTCTGTCGGCGCGGGACGGTGTCGGAAATCGTGTCGGAGGTGGATCCGGCGACGCGCACGCAGCGCGTGAAGGTGCGGCTGGCGGAGTCGGAGGGGCTCAAGCCCGGCGCGTTTGCGCGGCTGATCGTGCCGACCGAGCCGTTGGAGCGCATCCGGGTGCCGGCGGGGGCGGTGGAACGGGTGGGCCAACTGGAATACGTCCGGGTGGTCCGGGGTGACCGGATGGTGCGCCGGCTGGTGCGAACGGGCGTGGGGCGGGACGGCCAGATCGAGGTGCTTTCGGGCCTCGACGATGGCGACGTGGTGGTGCTGCTGCGCGCGGAGGGCTGA
- a CDS encoding TolC family protein — MTVAACWISVAMAAAMPAGALTLEECIRAALEHNPDAAAAEERVIAARAALRQARSAGWPMVGVSAQHARTDNPPQAFMMALNQRALDMRDPAFDPNDPDDTGNTRLSIGLKWRLLDFGRRAAGVEAAAAMARAREAAAEAVRNQLAYEVTRAWYGALQAREFERVQTAQVASLEESLRIAREREARGAAIRGDVLSIEVRLSEAREDLVRARNAVSLAIAALNTAIGRDLASPERLPERGEVTVEPEGELRDDLPLEDHPAARAVAAAADARRAAARRARAEFRPTLSAFASSDWDAEDVDGFERSYLAGVVAELDLFDGFRRRGAVEEAAAEVRAADAEARRTMDQLRFELRQAVIRAREAAERLKVVTRAASAADEALRIARARYEQGAADLAELLNAEVAQASIRSRHVAALYDHRIALANVERAQGRLAAAFAARGGAR, encoded by the coding sequence ATGACAGTGGCGGCGTGTTGGATCTCAGTCGCGATGGCGGCGGCGATGCCGGCTGGTGCGCTGACGCTGGAAGAGTGCATCCGGGCCGCGCTGGAGCACAATCCAGACGCGGCGGCGGCGGAGGAGCGGGTGATCGCCGCGCGGGCGGCGCTGCGACAGGCGCGGTCCGCCGGGTGGCCGATGGTGGGCGTGTCCGCTCAGCATGCTCGCACCGACAATCCGCCGCAGGCGTTCATGATGGCGCTCAACCAGCGTGCGCTCGATATGCGCGATCCCGCGTTCGATCCGAACGATCCGGACGACACCGGCAACACGCGGCTCTCGATCGGGCTGAAGTGGCGACTGCTGGACTTCGGACGGCGCGCGGCAGGCGTCGAGGCGGCCGCCGCAATGGCGCGTGCGCGAGAGGCGGCCGCAGAGGCGGTGCGGAACCAGCTCGCCTACGAGGTGACGCGCGCCTGGTACGGCGCGCTGCAGGCGCGCGAGTTCGAGCGGGTGCAGACCGCGCAGGTCGCGTCGCTGGAGGAGAGCCTGCGGATTGCGCGGGAACGCGAGGCCCGCGGCGCGGCGATCCGTGGTGACGTGCTGTCGATCGAGGTGCGGCTGAGCGAGGCGCGGGAGGACTTGGTGCGCGCGCGCAACGCCGTCAGCCTGGCGATCGCCGCACTGAATACCGCGATCGGGCGCGATCTGGCCTCGCCCGAGCGGCTTCCGGAGCGCGGCGAGGTGACGGTAGAGCCCGAGGGTGAACTGCGGGACGACCTGCCGCTGGAGGACCATCCCGCCGCGCGTGCGGTCGCCGCGGCAGCAGACGCGCGTCGCGCCGCTGCGCGACGCGCGCGCGCGGAGTTCCGTCCAACGCTCAGCGCATTCGCGTCGAGCGACTGGGACGCGGAGGACGTCGACGGCTTCGAACGCAGTTACCTGGCGGGGGTTGTTGCGGAGCTCGACCTGTTTGACGGTTTTCGTCGGCGCGGCGCGGTGGAGGAAGCCGCTGCGGAGGTGCGCGCGGCGGACGCGGAAGCGCGACGGACGATGGACCAGCTGCGCTTCGAGCTGCGGCAGGCGGTGATCCGTGCCCGCGAGGCGGCGGAGCGGCTGAAGGTGGTCACACGGGCGGCGTCCGCGGCGGACGAAGCGCTGCGCATTGCGCGCGCGCGGTACGAGCAGGGCGCCGCGGACCTCGCGGAGCTGTTGAACGCGGAAGTGGCGCAGGCGTCGATTCGCAGCCGTCACGTCGCCGCGCTGTACGACCACCGGATCGCGCTCGCGAACGTGGAGCGGGCGCAGGGACGGCTGGCGGCCGCGTTTGCGGCACGGGGCGGCGCGCGGTGA
- a CDS encoding metalloregulator ArsR/SmtB family transcription factor encodes MNNRREWSCGGLPAATLEQVADLLRVIAHPVRLKLLELLRDRRGASVGELARAVGESPAATSQHLNQLRRAGALSAVRDGRRVRYRIGDERIQKLVRCVCCAGAAGAKGGAG; translated from the coding sequence ATGAACAACAGACGCGAATGGTCGTGCGGCGGACTCCCGGCGGCGACGCTCGAGCAAGTCGCGGACCTGCTGCGGGTGATCGCGCACCCGGTTCGGCTAAAGCTGCTGGAGCTGCTGCGGGACCGGCGGGGCGCGTCGGTCGGGGAACTGGCGCGGGCGGTGGGCGAGTCGCCGGCGGCGACGTCGCAGCACCTCAACCAGCTGCGGCGCGCGGGTGCGCTGAGCGCGGTGCGGGACGGACGGCGGGTGCGGTACCGAATCGGGGACGAGCGGATCCAGAAACTGGTGCGGTGCGTCTGTTGCGCGGGAGCGGCCGGGGCGAAAGGAGGTGCGGGATGA
- a CDS encoding SLC13 family permease encodes MDLSWWPPAVFAAAYVLFVLLPRRRALCAVGAAAVLMLVGAVPWRIALTEHVSWNVVLLFFGTLILAELFMQSRMPAVIAEAVLRRTRTGTGAMLAICGLASAMSVVLENVAVVLLVAPVALTLCRRLGVSPVRLLVLIALCSNLQGTATLIGDPPSMILAGHMHLSFNQFFFYRGRPSVFWIVQSGAVASMVVSGWLLRRHREPVEPITIEPPRAWTPTVLLAVFVVGLTTTHRFDPDFQWLAGAWASALAAVGLLWYRTAARWGRLRDLIRSLDWDTTFFLMGVFVLVGSLSSSGWLDRLARMLAGWSGRSVGGAFALVLALSVAVSGFVDNVPYLAAMIPVVSTLSTQIGAREPALLLFALLIGSCLGGNLTPIGASANVVAVGLLRREGHLVRFGEFLRIGAPFTLAAVGAGAAVLWWLWR; translated from the coding sequence ATGGACCTGTCGTGGTGGCCACCGGCGGTGTTCGCCGCCGCATATGTGCTGTTTGTGCTGCTGCCGCGCCGGCGCGCACTGTGCGCCGTGGGCGCGGCGGCGGTGCTGATGCTGGTCGGCGCGGTGCCCTGGCGGATCGCGCTGACCGAGCACGTGTCGTGGAACGTCGTGCTGTTGTTCTTCGGCACGCTGATCCTGGCGGAACTGTTCATGCAGTCGCGCATGCCCGCTGTAATCGCGGAGGCGGTGCTGCGGCGAACGCGCACCGGCACCGGTGCGATGCTCGCGATCTGTGGGCTGGCCTCGGCGATGTCGGTGGTGCTGGAGAACGTCGCGGTAGTGTTGCTCGTCGCGCCGGTCGCGCTGACGTTGTGCCGGCGGTTGGGCGTCTCCCCGGTTCGGCTGTTGGTGCTCATCGCGCTCTGCTCGAATCTACAGGGCACCGCCACACTCATCGGTGACCCGCCCAGCATGATCCTCGCCGGCCACATGCATCTGTCGTTCAACCAGTTCTTCTTCTATCGCGGGCGACCCTCCGTGTTCTGGATCGTGCAGTCCGGCGCGGTCGCCTCGATGGTGGTCAGCGGCTGGCTGCTGCGCCGTCACCGTGAACCGGTCGAGCCGATCACGATCGAGCCGCCGCGCGCGTGGACGCCGACCGTGCTGCTGGCGGTGTTCGTGGTCGGCCTGACCACCACGCACCGGTTCGATCCGGACTTTCAGTGGCTGGCCGGCGCCTGGGCGAGCGCGCTGGCCGCGGTGGGCTTGCTCTGGTATCGCACCGCCGCGCGCTGGGGCCGGCTGCGAGACCTGATCCGGTCGCTGGACTGGGACACGACGTTCTTCCTGATGGGCGTCTTTGTGCTGGTGGGCTCGCTGTCCTCGTCGGGCTGGTTGGACCGGCTCGCCCGCATGCTCGCCGGCTGGTCCGGCCGCAGCGTCGGCGGCGCCTTCGCCCTGGTGCTGGCGCTCAGCGTGGCGGTGTCCGGATTCGTGGACAACGTGCCCTACCTGGCGGCAATGATTCCGGTGGTCAGCACGCTCTCGACGCAGATCGGCGCGCGGGAACCCGCACTGCTGTTGTTCGCGCTGTTGATCGGCTCATGTCTGGGCGGCAATTTGACGCCGATCGGTGCCTCCGCAAACGTTGTCGCGGTCGGACTGCTGCGCCGCGAGGGCCACCTGGTGCGGTTTGGCGAGTTTCTCCGCATCGGCGCGCCCTTCACGCTCGCCGCGGTGGGCGCCGGCGCCGCGGTGCTCTGGTGGCTCTGGCGATGA
- a CDS encoding SGNH/GDSL hydrolase family protein, protein MSGRRRWVVYGSSISTERVRWAPWRACGGAWVAVLRSTRPDIEVLNRSGWGWTSRDAVRAFGPRVLALQPDGVLIEFAINDADERRRCTLEESSDHLTTLLRALAGTNPASRAVVMIPPPPSGRYAPTRPRFSDYAAVWRRTAADHHAALADLAAGWEAFVAAHPGGESACRPDGLHPASAAADWIASVVSSAIDSAPPLLRSDPSPSC, encoded by the coding sequence ATGAGCGGTCGCCGGCGCTGGGTCGTGTACGGCTCGAGCATCTCCACCGAGCGCGTGCGCTGGGCGCCGTGGCGCGCATGCGGCGGTGCGTGGGTTGCGGTACTGCGTTCCACCCGGCCCGACATCGAAGTGCTGAACCGCTCCGGCTGGGGATGGACGTCCCGCGACGCGGTACGCGCGTTCGGACCCCGCGTGCTGGCCCTGCAGCCGGATGGCGTGCTGATCGAGTTCGCGATCAACGACGCAGACGAGCGACGCCGCTGCACGCTCGAGGAGTCCTCCGATCATCTGACGACGCTGCTACGCGCGCTCGCCGGCACCAATCCGGCCTCCCGCGCCGTCGTGATGATCCCGCCCCCACCGTCCGGCCGGTACGCCCCAACGCGACCGCGCTTCTCCGACTACGCCGCCGTCTGGCGCCGCACCGCAGCCGACCACCACGCGGCGCTGGCGGACCTGGCCGCCGGCTGGGAGGCGTTCGTCGCCGCGCATCCCGGTGGTGAATCTGCTTGCCGTCCCGACGGTCTGCACCCCGCCTCGGCCGCCGCCGACTGGATCGCGTCGGTCGTGTCCAGCGCGATCGACTCCGCTCCCCCCCTCCTCCGGTCTGACCCGTCCCCTTCGTGCTAG